From the genome of Candidatus Rokuibacteriota bacterium:
GGCTGGGCTCTTCAGCGCTTCCTGATGGAGCGCGTGCTCGGGGGCCAGCCGATGGCGGCGCTCCTCGTCACGTTCGGCCTCTCGCTTATCATCATCAACGTAGGGCTCCTCGTCTTCGGCGCCGACATCCGCTCGATCCCGCTGGTCAGCGGCTCCCTGCGCGTCGCCGGCTTCGTCATCCCGAAGGCGCGGGGCCTCGCGTTCCTGACCGCCATGGCACTCACCGTGGCCACCGTGGCGTTCCTCAGATGGACGGCGCTCGGCCGAGCGATCCGCGCGACCGCTCAGCACCCGGAGGTCGCGATCACGTGCGGCGTCGACGTGCGTCGCACCCGGCTCGTCACCTTCGGGCTCGGGGCGGCGCTCGGCGCCGCCGCCGGCTCCCTCATCATGCTGATCCTGCCGATGGACCCGCAGAGCGGGAGCCTCCTCATCCTGAAGGCTTTCGCCGTGATCATCGTGGGCGGGCTCGGCAGCGTGGCGGGGGGCCTCCTCGGCGCACTCGTCCTCGGTATCGCGGAGGTTTTCGGCTCGTTCTTCATCGCCACGGTGTTCGGCGAGGTCATGGCGTACGTGCTGATGCTGCTGGTCCTCCTCGTCCGGCCGGCGGGCCTGCTGGGGATCGCGGAGCGATGACGCCCTGCTTCCCTGCCATGCCTCACCCACTTACCTTGCGGCCTCGCGGCCCCCGGTACTGTTAATGCCCCGCGCCCTGCTCGTCGGCCTCGTGCTCGCTGGCGTCGGGGCCGTACCGCTCGTCGCCAACAACTACGTGCTCTCCGTCCTGATCTCGCTCGCGATGTTCACGGGGCTCGCGTACGCGTGGAACATCATCTCGGGCTACACGGGGTACTTGTCGTTCGGGCAAGTCACGTTCTTCGGCGTCGGCGCGTACACGGCGGCAATCCTGATCATCAAGCTCCACGTCGCGTGGCCGCTCGCCGCGCTCGCCGGCGGCGTCCTCGCCGCGTTCCTGTCGATGCCGCTCGGGTGGATCATGCTGCGGCTCCGCGGGCCGTACTTCGCCATCGGCATGCTGGGACTCTCGCGGATTGCAGAGCGCATCGCGTTCGCCTGGGAGCCGGTGACGGACGGCGGCCGCGGCCTCTACCTGCCGCCGGTGCTGGACCTCAGGGCCGTGTACTGGGCCGTGGTGCTCGTCGGCGCCGCCCTTGTCGGGATCACGTCGCTCCTTGACAACTCGCGCTTCGGCCTCCGGCTGCTCGCCATCCGGGAGGACGAGGGCGGCGCCGACAACCTCGGCATCAACACCACGCTCGCGAAGCTCCAGGCCTTCGTGCTGAGCGCGTTCTTCCCCGGCGTCCTCGGCGGGATCTACGCCTGGCACGTGAGCTACATCGACCCCGTGATGGCGTTCGCGACGCAGGTCGACCTGACGGCGATCGTCGCGGTGCTCCTCGGCGGCGCCGGCACCGTGTGGGGGCCGCTGATCGGCGGGGTCACGCTTTCGCTCCTGGCCGAGTTCCTGTGGGCGCGGTTCCCGTTCATCCACACGGCGCTGTTCGGCGCGCTCGTGATCGCCACCGTGCTCTTCCTCCCGAAAGGTCTGGCCGACGCGTTCCGGCGGCGCGGGTGGCTCGCGCCCGGCCGGGCGTTCCTGCGGCGACTCGCCGCGCGCCAGGCGCCGCAGGAAGCGGCGCCGGAGTAGCGCTGACCGGTGCTGCACGTCGAGGGGCTCGAGAAGCGCTTCGGCGGTCTCCGAGCCGTCAACGGGGCGACCTTCCACCTGCAGCCGGGTGTCATCACCGCGCTGATCGGACCGAACGGCTCGGGGAAGACCACGACGTTCGACCTGATCACCGGCAACGTTCGCCCGAACGCCGGCGTCGTGCGTTTCGAGGGCCGCGACATCACCGGTCTCTCGCCGTGGCAGGTGGCACGGCTCGGTCTCGGGCGGACGTTCCAGCTCCCGCGTCTCTTCGGCGAGATGACCGTCCTCGAGAACATGACGGCCGCGGTGCGGGAGGGGACGCTGCGCGAGGTGGTGCACCGGGCCCTCAACCTGCTCGATTTCGTCGGGCTCACCGCCCACGCCGATGCGCCGGCGTCGAGCCTCTCCTATGGCCAGCGGAAGCTCGCCGAGCTCGCCCGCGTGCTCATGCTCCGGCCTCGCCTGGTGCTCCTCGACGAGCCGTTCGCCGGCGTCAACCCCACGCTCGCGCGCGCCATCGCCGACCGTCTGCTGGCGCTCCAGCAGAAGGGCACGACGTTCCTGGTCATCGACCACGACATGCCGCTCGTCATGGGGCTCGCGGAGACCGTGCTCGTCATGGACATGGGGAGCGTGATTGCCGAGGGCGCGCCGAAGGACGTGCGCGAAGATCCGCGCGTGCGCGAGGCCTACTTCGGGACGGCGCGGCCATGAGCGCGCTGCTCGAGGTGGTCGGCCTTTCCACTGGGTACGGCATCGTGCAGGTGCTCGAGGACGTCTCGATCCGCGTCGCCTCGGGCGAGATCGTGAGCCTCATCGGCCCAAACGGGGCGGGGAAGTCCACGGTGCTCCGGAGCGTCGTCGGGCTGCTGCCCCCGTGGCGCGGGGACATCCGCTTCGATGGGCGTGACCTCGTCGGCCGGCCGCCGCACCTGCTACCGCGTGACGGTCTCATGTACGTGCCGCAGGGGCGCGTCGTGTTTCCGCTCATGACCGTGCGCGAAAACCTCGAGATGGGCGCGTTCCTGTTCCGCCGCGACCGTGCCCGCGTGCGCGAGGCGATGGACTGGGTGCTCGGCCTGTTCCCACGCCTGCGCGAGCGGCTTGGACAGCTCGCCGGCACAATGTCCGGCGGCGAGCAGCAGATGTGCGCGATCGCCCGCGGGCTCATGGCGCGCCCGCGCCTGCTTCTCCTCGACGAGCCGTCGCTCGGCCTCGCGCCCCGCTTCGTCGACCTCGTCTTCGAGAAGATGGACGCGCTGCGCGCCGCCGGCGTCGCCGTGCTCCTGGTCGAGCAGAACGCGGTGCGAGCGCTCGAGATTGCGGACCGGGCCTACGTGATGGCGCGCGGGAGCACGTTCTGCGAGGGCACCGGGCGCGCGCTCCTCGAGGACGCGCAGGTCCAGGCGCTGTTCCTCGGAGGGCGAAAGGGCGAGGGCTGGCGATGAAGCTTGGCGTGTTCCTGATGCCGCAGCAGCCGCGGACCGATGACCCGGTCCGGCGCTTCCGCGAGTGCCTCGAGCAGACGCGACTCGCGCGCGACGCGGGCTTCGACGCGGTCGCCGCCGGCCACCACTACGTCTCGCCGCCTTACCAGGCGCTGCAGAACCTGCCGCTGCTCGCGCGCCTCGCCGGCGAGACCGGCTCGATGGACCTCGTGCTGTCGATCGTCCTGCTCGCGCTCCTCAACCCAGTGCAGGTGGCCGAGGACGTTGCCACACTCGACATCATGTCCGAGGGGCGCGTGGTGTTCGGGATCGGGCTGGGGTATCGAGAGGCCGAGTACGAGGCCTTCGGCGTGGCCCGGCCTGACGGTGTACCCCGGATGCTCGAGGCACTCGAGCTCTTGAAGCGGCTGTGGACGGAGGACGGCGTGACGCACGAGGGCCGCTTCTTCCGCCTGCACGGAGCCACGTGCACGATCCGTCCCGTGCAGAAGCCGTTCCCGCCGGTCTGGATCGCGGCGAACGCGGACGCCGCCGTCGCGCGCGCCGCGCGGCTCGGCTACGCGTGGTATGCGAATCCGCATGCGCCGCTCGCGACGATCGAGCGTCAGTGGCGGCTCTACAAGGAAACGCTCGCTGGATCGGGCCACGCGCTGCGCCCTTGGCGACCG
Proteins encoded in this window:
- a CDS encoding branched-chain amino acid ABC transporter permease, producing MLWEPVLWGQLLIHGVMLGGLYGLLALGLNLVFGVMRVINFAHGELVMLGAFLTFWGYTALGLHPLVALPFSAAVLFGVGWALQRFLMERVLGGQPMAALLVTFGLSLIIINVGLLVFGADIRSIPLVSGSLRVAGFVIPKARGLAFLTAMALTVATVAFLRWTALGRAIRATAQHPEVAITCGVDVRRTRLVTFGLGAALGAAAGSLIMLILPMDPQSGSLLILKAFAVIIVGGLGSVAGGLLGALVLGIAEVFGSFFIATVFGEVMAYVLMLLVLLVRPAGLLGIAER
- a CDS encoding branched-chain amino acid ABC transporter permease, whose protein sequence is MPRALLVGLVLAGVGAVPLVANNYVLSVLISLAMFTGLAYAWNIISGYTGYLSFGQVTFFGVGAYTAAILIIKLHVAWPLAALAGGVLAAFLSMPLGWIMLRLRGPYFAIGMLGLSRIAERIAFAWEPVTDGGRGLYLPPVLDLRAVYWAVVLVGAALVGITSLLDNSRFGLRLLAIREDEGGADNLGINTTLAKLQAFVLSAFFPGVLGGIYAWHVSYIDPVMAFATQVDLTAIVAVLLGGAGTVWGPLIGGVTLSLLAEFLWARFPFIHTALFGALVIATVLFLPKGLADAFRRRGWLAPGRAFLRRLAARQAPQEAAPE
- a CDS encoding ABC transporter ATP-binding protein, whose product is MLHVEGLEKRFGGLRAVNGATFHLQPGVITALIGPNGSGKTTTFDLITGNVRPNAGVVRFEGRDITGLSPWQVARLGLGRTFQLPRLFGEMTVLENMTAAVREGTLREVVHRALNLLDFVGLTAHADAPASSLSYGQRKLAELARVLMLRPRLVLLDEPFAGVNPTLARAIADRLLALQQKGTTFLVIDHDMPLVMGLAETVLVMDMGSVIAEGAPKDVREDPRVREAYFGTARP
- a CDS encoding ABC transporter ATP-binding protein, which translates into the protein MLEVVGLSTGYGIVQVLEDVSIRVASGEIVSLIGPNGAGKSTVLRSVVGLLPPWRGDIRFDGRDLVGRPPHLLPRDGLMYVPQGRVVFPLMTVRENLEMGAFLFRRDRARVREAMDWVLGLFPRLRERLGQLAGTMSGGEQQMCAIARGLMARPRLLLLDEPSLGLAPRFVDLVFEKMDALRAAGVAVLLVEQNAVRALEIADRAYVMARGSTFCEGTGRALLEDAQVQALFLGGRKGEGWR
- a CDS encoding LLM class flavin-dependent oxidoreductase, with the translated sequence MKLGVFLMPQQPRTDDPVRRFRECLEQTRLARDAGFDAVAAGHHYVSPPYQALQNLPLLARLAGETGSMDLVLSIVLLALLNPVQVAEDVATLDIMSEGRVVFGIGLGYREAEYEAFGVARPDGVPRMLEALELLKRLWTEDGVTHEGRFFRLHGATCTIRPVQKPFPPVWIAANADAAVARAARLGYAWYANPHAPLATIERQWRLYKETLAGSGHALRPWRPIALECHVAPTREEAFDIARPFLASKYAAYADWGQDKVLPGDENFRIGFEKLARDRFLLGTAEDVIEQLEARVKRLESNYFILRVSWPGMEHAKVLQVIERLAAGVLPHFHRKYGRSLSS